A region from the Aegilops tauschii subsp. strangulata cultivar AL8/78 chromosome 5, Aet v6.0, whole genome shotgun sequence genome encodes:
- the LOC109752563 gene encoding cysteine--tRNA ligase CPS1 homolog, chloroplastic/mitochondrial isoform X2, with product MAHLQCLPPSVEPRVSDHIDQIVTMIKQIIDNGCAYVVSGDVYFSVDNFPEYGKLSGRKLDDNRAGERVAVDDRKKNPADFALWKAAKDGEPWWDSPWGPGRPGWHIECSAMSAQYLGNSFDIHGGGEDLIFPHHENEIAQSRAACCDSSINYWVHNGFVNVNGQKMSKSLGNFITIRKVIELYHPLALRMFLLGTHYRSPINYTVEQLNVASDRLYYTYQTLRDCEESTQQDQSSSGGSLPFTTTHCIEKLHEDFETSMSDDLHTSVALAAISEPLKVMNDLLHTRKGKKQEKRLESLAVLEEKVRMVLSVLGLMPSSYHEALQQLREKALRRAGVTEEQVLQKIEERTAARKAKQFGRSDEIRDELAALGVALMDGPDGTAWRPSVPASEQPVAAKSSK from the exons ATGGCTCATCTTCAATGTCTACCACCATCTGTGGAGCCCCGTGTTTCAGATCACATTGATCAAATTGTAACCATGATAAAACAG ATCATCGATAATGGTTGTGCATATGTAGTAAGTGGGGATGTCTATTTCTCTGTTGACAACTTTCCTGAATATGGGAAGTTATCGGGTCGAAAACTAGATGATAATAGAGCCGGTGAAAGGGTTGCAGTTGACGATAGAAAGAAAAACCCAGCTGATTTTGCTCTATGGAAG GCTGCAAAAGATGGGGAACCATGGTGGGATAGCCCTTGGGGCCCGGGTAGGCCAGGATGGCACATCGAATGCAGTGCCATGAGTGCACAATACTTGGGCAATTCTTTTGACATTCATGGTGGTGGGGAGGACCTGATATTTCCACATCATGAGAATGAAATCGCTCAAAGCCGTGCCGCATGTTGTGACAGCAGCATAAATTACTGGGTGCACAATGGTTTTGTCAATGTAAATGGCCAGAAAATGTCTAAATCCCTTGGTAACTTTATCACTATACGCAAG GTCATAGAGCTGTACCACCCACTTGCGTTGAGGATGTTCTTACTTGGTACCCACTACAGGTCCCCAATCAACTACACAGTAGAGCAGCTTAATGTTGCATCGGATAGATTGTACTACACTTATCAG ACATTGCGTGATTGTGAAGAAAGCACCCAGCAGGACCAAAGCAGTAGCGGAGGTTCACTACCTTTTACTACCACGCACTGCATCGAGAAGCTTCACGAGGATTTCGAGACCTCGATGTCCGATGATCTTCACACTTCGGTGGCGCTGGCTGCTATTTCCGAGCCGTTGAAAGTTATGAATGATTTGCTGCATACTCGTAAG GGAAAGAAGCAGGAGAAACGGCTGGAATCGCTCGCGGTCTTGGAAGAGAAAGTGAGAATGGTGCTTTCTGTCCTAGGGCTGATGCCCTCTAGCTACCATGAG GCGCTGCAGCAGCTGCGGGAGAAGGCGCTGCGGAGGGCGGGCGTCACCGAGGAGCAGGTGCTGCAGAAGATCGAGGAGCggacggcggcgaggaaggcgaaGCAGTTCGGTCGGTCGGACGAGATCCGGGACGAGCTGGCAGCCCTCGGCGTTGCCCTCATGGACGGGCCCGACGGCACCGCCTGGAGGCCCTCCGTGCCGGCCTCGGAGCAGCCCGTGGCTGCCAAGAGCAGTAAATGA
- the LOC109752563 gene encoding cysteine--tRNA ligase CPS1 homolog, chloroplastic/mitochondrial isoform X1: protein MMAAAAASAARRAATGLFPMLLSSHSRALPRHGDFLALPSLVRPRRLPSHPAKLFFCSAAASSNGEAPEKARDMHLYNTRSRRREPFRPRAPGGEVGMYVCGVTPYDDSHIGHARAYVAFDVLFRYLRYLDYEVRYVRNFTDIDDKIIARANQLGEDPFSLSKRYSDDFLSDMAHLQCLPPSVEPRVSDHIDQIVTMIKQIIDNGCAYVVSGDVYFSVDNFPEYGKLSGRKLDDNRAGERVAVDDRKKNPADFALWKAAKDGEPWWDSPWGPGRPGWHIECSAMSAQYLGNSFDIHGGGEDLIFPHHENEIAQSRAACCDSSINYWVHNGFVNVNGQKMSKSLGNFITIRKVIELYHPLALRMFLLGTHYRSPINYTVEQLNVASDRLYYTYQTLRDCEESTQQDQSSSGGSLPFTTTHCIEKLHEDFETSMSDDLHTSVALAAISEPLKVMNDLLHTRKGKKQEKRLESLAVLEEKVRMVLSVLGLMPSSYHEALQQLREKALRRAGVTEEQVLQKIEERTAARKAKQFGRSDEIRDELAALGVALMDGPDGTAWRPSVPASEQPVAAKSSK from the exons atgatggcggcggcggcggcgtcggcggcgaggcGCGCCGCCACCGGCCTGTTCCCGATGCTCCTCTCCTCGCATTCCCGAGCCCTCCCGCGCCACGGAGATTTCCTTGCACTGCCCTCCCTCGttcgcccccgccgcctcccttcCCACCCCGCCAAGCTCTTCTtctgctccgccgccgcctcctcgaaTGGCGAGGCCCCGGAGAAGGCCCGGGACATGCACCTGTACAACACGAGGTCGAGGAGGAGGGAGCCGTTCCGTCCCCGCGCGCCCGGCGGGGAGGTCGGCATGTACGTCTGCGGCGTCACGCCCTACGACGACAGCCACATCGGCCACGCCCGCGCCTACGTCGCCTTCGATGTCCTCTTCAG GTACTTGCGTTATTTGGACTATGAAGTACGCTATGTTCGGAACTTTACTGACATCGATGACAAG ATAATTGCAAGAGCTAACCAATTGGGGGAAGATCCTTTTAGCTTAAGCAAAAGATACTCAGATGATTTCCTGTCGGACATGGCTCATCTTCAATGTCTACCACCATCTGTGGAGCCCCGTGTTTCAGATCACATTGATCAAATTGTAACCATGATAAAACAG ATCATCGATAATGGTTGTGCATATGTAGTAAGTGGGGATGTCTATTTCTCTGTTGACAACTTTCCTGAATATGGGAAGTTATCGGGTCGAAAACTAGATGATAATAGAGCCGGTGAAAGGGTTGCAGTTGACGATAGAAAGAAAAACCCAGCTGATTTTGCTCTATGGAAG GCTGCAAAAGATGGGGAACCATGGTGGGATAGCCCTTGGGGCCCGGGTAGGCCAGGATGGCACATCGAATGCAGTGCCATGAGTGCACAATACTTGGGCAATTCTTTTGACATTCATGGTGGTGGGGAGGACCTGATATTTCCACATCATGAGAATGAAATCGCTCAAAGCCGTGCCGCATGTTGTGACAGCAGCATAAATTACTGGGTGCACAATGGTTTTGTCAATGTAAATGGCCAGAAAATGTCTAAATCCCTTGGTAACTTTATCACTATACGCAAG GTCATAGAGCTGTACCACCCACTTGCGTTGAGGATGTTCTTACTTGGTACCCACTACAGGTCCCCAATCAACTACACAGTAGAGCAGCTTAATGTTGCATCGGATAGATTGTACTACACTTATCAG ACATTGCGTGATTGTGAAGAAAGCACCCAGCAGGACCAAAGCAGTAGCGGAGGTTCACTACCTTTTACTACCACGCACTGCATCGAGAAGCTTCACGAGGATTTCGAGACCTCGATGTCCGATGATCTTCACACTTCGGTGGCGCTGGCTGCTATTTCCGAGCCGTTGAAAGTTATGAATGATTTGCTGCATACTCGTAAG GGAAAGAAGCAGGAGAAACGGCTGGAATCGCTCGCGGTCTTGGAAGAGAAAGTGAGAATGGTGCTTTCTGTCCTAGGGCTGATGCCCTCTAGCTACCATGAG GCGCTGCAGCAGCTGCGGGAGAAGGCGCTGCGGAGGGCGGGCGTCACCGAGGAGCAGGTGCTGCAGAAGATCGAGGAGCggacggcggcgaggaaggcgaaGCAGTTCGGTCGGTCGGACGAGATCCGGGACGAGCTGGCAGCCCTCGGCGTTGCCCTCATGGACGGGCCCGACGGCACCGCCTGGAGGCCCTCCGTGCCGGCCTCGGAGCAGCCCGTGGCTGCCAAGAGCAGTAAATGA